One Kineococcus aurantiacus genomic window carries:
- a CDS encoding roadblock/LC7 domain-containing protein, translating into MIVKQHALRAGGALRRDIDGVRRVLVARTDGLAFHDDGPERDHESAAAIVATVLGVAQRASADHALGPFVQTTVKGADGSLVVYGIGTTHILAVVADPGVNLVLLDRLALRLVGELAGAESGAVPAARPRS; encoded by the coding sequence GCGGCGCCCTGCGCCGCGACATCGACGGCGTCCGCCGGGTGCTGGTGGCCCGCACCGACGGCCTGGCCTTCCACGACGACGGCCCCGAGCGCGACCACGAGTCGGCCGCCGCCATCGTCGCCACCGTGCTGGGCGTGGCCCAGCGGGCCAGCGCCGACCACGCCCTCGGGCCGTTCGTGCAGACCACCGTCAAGGGCGCCGACGGCAGCCTCGTCGTCTACGGCATCGGCACCACCCACATCCTCGCCGTCGTCGCCGACCCCGGCGTCAACCTCGTCCTGCTGGACCGCCTCGCGCTGCGCCTGGTCGGCGAGCTCGCCGGGGCCGAGTCCGGCGCCGTCCCCGCCGCCCGCCCGCGCTCCTGA